A stretch of Pseudoprevotella muciniphila DNA encodes these proteins:
- a CDS encoding Na/Pi cotransporter family protein, which produces MWINILTLLGSLALLMFGMKQMSESLQKMAGSQLRHVLGTMTKNRFTGMLTGIFVTASVQSSTATTVMTVSFVNAGLLSLAQAISVIMGANIGTTLTAWIMSAGLLFDIKTLAYIGFFLAIILIYSKKRGVLGDFIFGLGFMLLGLGTLKATGADMHLEQNPSVIAFFQTFDPQSFWTTLIFLLIGSVLTMCVQSSAAVMAITMILCSSGVLPIYQGIALVLGENIGTTVTSNIIALSANTQARRAALAHMFFNVFGVIWVLILFRPFVNMVCGMVGCDPNNVANKEMLTVVLAAFHTTFNVVNTFILIWFIPQIEKFVCRVIKPKKKKEDEDDFKLQFISTGILETPELSLLEAQKEITYFGERMQKMFGLCQSLLALKNEDFVKMFTRIQKYEDISDRMEIEIAHYLDQVSEAHLSPETKGKVRAMLREISELESIGDSCFNIARTINRKLAGNEHFTIEQKQRMHQMFLLVRTSLEQMNELLSGRKSEFDVNRSFNIEHEINNYRNQLKSQNISDINNHEYDYAIGTMYMDVISECEKLGDYVINVVEARMGSKRPLSYS; this is translated from the coding sequence ATGTGGATTAACATTCTTACGCTTCTCGGTTCGTTGGCACTACTCATGTTCGGCATGAAGCAAATGAGCGAGAGTCTTCAGAAGATGGCCGGTAGCCAGTTGCGTCATGTGCTCGGCACAATGACTAAAAACCGTTTTACCGGCATGCTGACAGGTATTTTCGTTACAGCGAGCGTTCAGTCCTCAACGGCTACAACGGTAATGACTGTATCATTCGTGAATGCAGGTCTGCTCTCATTGGCACAAGCCATCAGCGTCATCATGGGCGCCAATATCGGCACCACACTGACAGCGTGGATCATGAGTGCCGGCTTGCTGTTCGACATCAAGACGCTTGCATACATCGGATTCTTCCTTGCCATCATTCTCATCTACTCAAAGAAACGGGGAGTCTTGGGCGACTTTATTTTTGGTTTAGGATTTATGCTTTTGGGATTAGGCACTCTTAAAGCCACAGGTGCCGACATGCACCTTGAGCAAAATCCGAGTGTGATTGCATTTTTCCAGACGTTTGATCCACAAAGTTTCTGGACCACACTGATATTCCTTCTTATCGGTAGTGTTCTGACGATGTGCGTACAGTCGTCTGCCGCAGTGATGGCAATTACGATGATACTCTGTTCGAGTGGTGTCTTGCCCATCTATCAGGGTATTGCTCTCGTTTTGGGTGAGAATATCGGAACAACTGTCACATCGAACATCATTGCTCTCTCCGCCAACACACAGGCGCGTCGTGCTGCATTGGCCCACATGTTCTTCAACGTATTCGGTGTCATCTGGGTGTTGATACTTTTCCGCCCGTTTGTAAACATGGTATGCGGCATGGTCGGATGCGACCCGAACAACGTGGCGAACAAGGAGATGCTTACCGTAGTCTTAGCGGCATTCCACACCACTTTCAACGTGGTAAACACATTCATTCTTATCTGGTTCATTCCACAGATAGAAAAGTTTGTTTGCCGCGTTATCAAGCCGAAGAAAAAGAAAGAAGACGAGGACGACTTCAAATTGCAGTTCATCAGTACTGGTATTTTGGAAACGCCCGAACTTTCGCTACTTGAGGCCCAAAAAGAGATTACCTACTTCGGTGAGCGCATGCAGAAGATGTTTGGTCTTTGCCAAAGTTTGTTGGCACTGAAGAATGAAGACTTTGTGAAGATGTTTACTCGCATACAAAAGTACGAAGACATCAGCGACCGCATGGAAATTGAGATTGCACACTACCTCGACCAAGTCAGCGAGGCTCACCTGTCGCCAGAAACGAAGGGTAAGGTTCGCGCCATGCTTCGCGAGATCTCCGAGTTGGAAAGTATTGGCGACTCTTGCTTCAACATTGCGCGCACCATCAACCGCAAACTCGCCGGCAACGAACACTTCACCATCGAACAGAAACAGCGCATGCATCAAATGTTCCTGTTGGTTCGGACCAGTCTTGAACAGATGAACGAATTGCTTTCGGGTCGCAAGAGTGAATTCGATGTTAACCGCAGTTTCAACATTGAGCATGAAATCAACAACTACCGCAACCAACTGAAGAGTCAGAACATCAGTGACATCAACAACCACGAGTACGACTATGCCATTGGAACGATGTACATGGACGTGATTAGTGAATGCGAGAAACTTGGCGACTACGTCATCAACGTTGTTGAAGCCCGAATGGGCAGCAAAAGACCTTTGTCTTACTCATAA
- the clpX gene encoding ATP-dependent Clp protease ATP-binding subunit ClpX, whose translation MPKQKKRCSFCGRSEGEVALLLTGLDGFICSDCVDNAHSIINQYLSENKLQYSNKIDRKELPKPKEIKEFLDQYVIGQDDAKITLSVAVYNHYKRLAQRDEGIISDDDVEIEKSNIIMVGSTGTGKTLLARTIAKLIDVPFTIVDATVFTEAGYVGEDVESILSRLLQVCDYDVARAERGIVFIDEIDKLARKQDNPSITRDVGGEGVQQGLLKLLEGSVVNVPPKGGRKHPDQDYAHVDTHNILFICGGAFDGIEKKIAQRLNTHVVGYNSVRNTMKIDPNNLMKYVQPQDLKHFGLIPEIIGRLPVLTYLKPLDRDALKSILIEPKNSIIKQYVSLFKMDNIDLTFDDDALEYIVDKAVEFKLGARGLRGIVERIMTDAMFELPSKKTKKFKLTREYAVEQFEKNMESFQPA comes from the coding sequence ATGCCTAAACAAAAAAAACGTTGTTCTTTTTGCGGAAGAAGCGAAGGTGAAGTAGCGCTACTGCTGACAGGACTCGATGGATTTATTTGTAGTGATTGTGTGGACAATGCTCACTCAATCATCAACCAATATCTCTCCGAGAATAAATTGCAGTATTCCAATAAAATAGACAGGAAAGAACTACCTAAGCCAAAAGAAATAAAGGAATTCCTCGACCAATATGTAATAGGACAGGACGATGCAAAGATCACACTTTCTGTAGCAGTCTACAATCACTACAAAAGGCTCGCTCAGAGAGATGAAGGCATCATCTCAGACGACGACGTAGAAATAGAGAAATCGAACATCATTATGGTGGGATCTACGGGTACGGGAAAAACACTGCTCGCACGAACCATAGCAAAACTCATCGATGTGCCTTTTACTATTGTTGATGCTACCGTCTTTACCGAGGCAGGATATGTGGGAGAGGATGTCGAAAGCATACTCTCAAGACTCTTGCAGGTATGTGATTACGATGTGGCGCGTGCTGAGCGAGGCATTGTGTTCATTGATGAGATAGACAAACTCGCGCGCAAGCAGGATAACCCTTCTATCACACGCGATGTGGGTGGAGAAGGTGTTCAGCAGGGATTGCTCAAATTGCTTGAAGGAAGTGTGGTCAACGTGCCGCCAAAGGGAGGACGTAAGCACCCAGATCAGGATTATGCACACGTTGATACGCACAACATACTTTTCATCTGCGGTGGAGCATTCGACGGAATAGAGAAGAAAATAGCGCAGCGACTGAATACTCATGTGGTAGGCTACAATTCTGTTAGAAACACGATGAAGATAGACCCAAACAACCTCATGAAATATGTACAGCCGCAAGACCTGAAGCATTTCGGGCTAATTCCTGAAATCATCGGACGTCTGCCGGTGCTGACGTACCTCAAACCGCTCGATCGTGATGCATTGAAAAGCATACTTATTGAACCTAAAAATTCAATTATCAAGCAGTATGTCAGTCTGTTCAAAATGGACAACATCGACCTCACTTTCGATGATGATGCACTCGAATACATCGTGGATAAGGCTGTGGAATTCAAACTTGGAGCAAGAGGACTGCGTGGCATAGTCGAAAGAATTATGACGGATGCCATGTTCGAATTGCCATCCAAAAAGACGAAGAAATTCAAACTGACGAGAGAATATGCAGTAGAGCAGTTCGAAAAAAATATGGAATCTTTCCAGCCAGCGTAA
- a CDS encoding IS110 family RNA-guided transposase, with the protein MKKIFIGIDVSKETIDVSFVESDFQQQPKYLAQYPNSKKGYRSMVRDLKHALRDTNTGQWLFCCETTGAYDKQMCHWLVENEMHVWRESALQIKQSLGIRRGKNDKADSMAIADYARRHPDKINFFKIPNKELAALKDLFMYRQNLVDKLKGVKNRQKAMKSQGDAVSKAAKFICRDTNNEIKRLERSIAECENAMMEVIRSDEQLERNYEHVKSIKGFGLVVTVALMVFSGNFQNIPTANKMATYCGVASFRNTSGTTINSRQDVRHLSNRRLKGLLSMAARSAIQHNDAIQRYYQRKIDQGKLYGVAINNVKNKLIHIAYALVKSNQDYQTEYMFNEDAV; encoded by the coding sequence ATGAAAAAGATTTTTATCGGCATTGATGTTTCTAAAGAAACTATTGACGTGAGTTTTGTAGAGTCGGATTTCCAGCAGCAACCGAAGTATCTGGCACAGTACCCGAACAGCAAGAAAGGCTACCGCTCAATGGTCCGCGACCTGAAACATGCTCTTCGTGACACCAATACTGGGCAATGGCTGTTCTGCTGCGAGACCACGGGCGCATATGACAAGCAGATGTGCCACTGGTTGGTTGAGAATGAGATGCACGTTTGGCGAGAGAGCGCACTCCAAATCAAACAGAGTTTGGGCATTCGTCGAGGCAAGAATGACAAGGCGGACTCTATGGCCATAGCCGACTATGCTCGCAGACATCCCGATAAAATCAACTTTTTCAAAATACCAAACAAGGAACTGGCCGCGCTGAAAGACCTGTTCATGTATCGCCAGAACCTTGTGGATAAGCTAAAAGGTGTCAAGAACCGCCAAAAAGCCATGAAAAGCCAAGGCGATGCCGTCAGCAAAGCAGCCAAGTTCATCTGCCGCGACACCAATAACGAAATAAAGCGGCTAGAACGCAGCATTGCTGAGTGCGAAAACGCCATGATGGAGGTAATTCGTTCAGACGAACAACTAGAAAGAAATTATGAACATGTGAAATCCATCAAAGGCTTCGGACTGGTGGTCACTGTCGCCCTGATGGTTTTCTCAGGAAATTTTCAAAACATCCCGACAGCCAACAAGATGGCCACATACTGTGGGGTCGCCTCTTTCCGCAACACCTCTGGCACAACTATCAACTCAAGACAGGATGTGAGACACCTAAGCAATCGCAGACTCAAAGGCCTGCTCTCTATGGCTGCCAGAAGTGCCATCCAGCACAATGATGCCATACAACGATACTATCAAAGGAAGATAGATCAAGGAAAACTGTACGGTGTAGCCATTAACAATGTCAAAAACAAACTAATCCACATCGCTTATGCGTTGGTAAAAAGCAATCAGGATTATCAAACAGAATACATGTTCAATGAAGATGCCGTTTGA
- a CDS encoding glycosyl hydrolase family 95 catalytic domain-containing protein has protein sequence MKRLLTFLLMLCGAIATFAQAPTFSTTNDPVYYKVYFTNGGTYYIADKGAGNNIQTAASVSNEGCWALIGSADSFVMLSKNGNYIYKNGSYMATTSTASQAISLKLVDGNNGNYEIQAVGGTTCFNMWGGAGTGKSVGLYNKGDNGNQLKFEAAQSVLPTFSDETTEQYYFIKSNLGAYYLADTGLGEPVRTSVQDKCDEQLWKFVGDQDNFQIVNQAGHYMYLGGASLSSSESGGGVNNKPLRTQATASSTGFRLIESSVVGCFQIQPTDQTTQALNVWGGSGTGKSIGIWNTGDTNNNFTFVKAEDVTYNDYKIDGATNFTPEHKLTLWYTFPATLGKVDNPWMEYALPIGDGQFGGSVLGGLKKDQIVVNEKTLWRGNSNSYYGSSSSYQYLGDVYAETLDDEEIGYSTKNSAKDYVRYLDLEEAVAGVQYSSQNGGTYKHEYIASNPARLIVARYTAENGGKINRKFTFVSSKPGGVTSNTTYRNGEGYFGGKMAVVSFNGRFRVVPTDGTLTTTSDGIEVRDATEVLVFIAGGTDFDINSSTYVSNTSKLWSTVKGRIDAAVTKSWDELRSEHVADFQNYFNACTMDIGGENTMDTKSLVDKYGGSSSATDLMLEQLYFAYGRYLSISSSRGVDLPNNLQGIWANKNSLPWNSDIHTNINVEMNYWPCEPTNMSDMHLPFLNEIIKETDTSIHTVWKSQAQQSGQSRGWTVFTEQNIFGRGSTFMTNYVIANAWYVTHLWQHYRYTLDKDFLKRAFPAMLSCTQYWLDRLVLASDGTYECPNEWSPEHGPGSQNGVAHAQQLVRELFDNTKEAAEILNAVSERLMTQTDWNDLIAKRNKLDLGLATETYTGAWGTDRISTNTPILREWKYSTFTSGERNHRHHSHLMCLYPYSQVKQGTPLFTAAVNSLKLRGDASTGWSMGWKMNLWARALDGDHAHTIIKNAMKHSTSYGTDQSRGGIYYNLFDSHAPFQIDGNFGATAGMAELLMQSHTDTIHILPALPAVWKKKGSIKGMKAIGDFTVSIDWEKGKATNFDITSNQGTPLYVRYTGIGKATDMTILIDGEKTEPTILSDNVISIPTSAGQTAKVYFGEVPTSITTANASEGTSIMVKGRTISTTDNVVSIEVIDLQGRSVKKSSKNYVKVPESAGNIVIAKVTTRGGNTLTRKVAL, from the coding sequence ATGAAAAGATTACTTACCTTCCTTCTGATGCTGTGCGGGGCTATTGCAACGTTTGCCCAGGCTCCTACATTCAGTACTACCAACGACCCCGTCTATTACAAAGTGTATTTCACAAACGGCGGTACCTACTATATTGCCGACAAGGGTGCTGGCAACAACATCCAAACGGCAGCGTCTGTTAGCAACGAAGGCTGCTGGGCGCTTATCGGTTCGGCAGACAGTTTCGTCATGTTGTCGAAGAACGGTAATTACATTTACAAGAATGGCAGTTATATGGCAACTACCTCCACTGCTTCTCAGGCAATCAGCCTGAAACTGGTTGACGGCAACAACGGCAACTATGAAATTCAGGCAGTAGGCGGCACGACCTGTTTCAACATGTGGGGCGGTGCCGGGACAGGCAAGAGCGTAGGCCTTTATAATAAAGGCGACAACGGCAACCAGTTGAAGTTTGAAGCCGCACAGTCCGTTCTTCCCACATTCTCTGACGAGACAACAGAACAATACTATTTCATCAAGTCGAATCTGGGCGCCTACTATCTGGCTGACACAGGCCTTGGAGAGCCTGTCCGCACGAGTGTTCAAGACAAATGCGACGAGCAACTCTGGAAATTCGTCGGCGACCAGGACAATTTCCAGATTGTCAATCAGGCAGGACATTACATGTATCTCGGCGGGGCAAGCCTCTCTTCTTCTGAGAGCGGTGGCGGCGTAAACAACAAGCCGCTTCGCACGCAGGCAACAGCATCTTCTACCGGTTTCCGGCTTATAGAAAGCAGTGTTGTCGGCTGTTTCCAGATTCAGCCAACTGACCAAACCACACAGGCGCTCAACGTCTGGGGTGGTTCAGGCACAGGCAAGAGTATTGGTATTTGGAATACAGGTGATACAAACAACAATTTCACCTTCGTTAAGGCAGAAGATGTTACATACAACGACTACAAAATTGATGGTGCAACAAATTTCACTCCCGAACACAAACTGACGCTTTGGTACACCTTCCCCGCTACATTAGGCAAGGTGGATAACCCATGGATGGAATATGCACTGCCCATCGGTGACGGTCAGTTCGGTGGCAGTGTTCTCGGTGGTCTGAAGAAAGATCAGATTGTAGTAAACGAGAAGACACTATGGCGTGGCAATTCCAACTCCTACTATGGTTCAAGTTCATCCTATCAGTATCTTGGCGATGTGTATGCTGAAACACTCGACGATGAAGAAATTGGCTACAGCACCAAAAATTCAGCCAAGGATTATGTGCGCTACCTTGACCTTGAAGAAGCCGTAGCGGGTGTTCAGTACAGCAGCCAGAATGGCGGCACTTACAAACACGAATACATTGCTTCCAATCCTGCCCGTCTCATCGTGGCAAGATATACAGCCGAAAATGGTGGTAAGATAAACAGGAAATTCACATTTGTAAGTTCTAAACCAGGTGGTGTTACTTCAAATACCACATATAGAAATGGTGAAGGCTACTTCGGTGGCAAGATGGCTGTTGTAAGTTTCAACGGACGTTTCCGCGTAGTACCTACCGATGGCACTTTAACTACGACATCCGATGGTATTGAAGTGCGCGATGCAACAGAAGTACTCGTATTCATAGCCGGTGGCACTGACTTCGACATCAACTCATCGACCTACGTCAGCAACACCAGCAAACTATGGAGCACTGTAAAGGGAAGGATTGATGCGGCAGTTACCAAATCCTGGGACGAACTACGCAGCGAACACGTGGCAGACTTCCAGAATTATTTCAATGCCTGCACAATGGACATCGGCGGTGAGAATACAATGGACACGAAGTCGCTTGTTGACAAATATGGCGGCTCTTCAAGTGCCACCGACCTGATGCTCGAACAACTCTACTTTGCATACGGCCGTTACCTATCTATATCATCCAGCCGCGGTGTTGACCTGCCTAACAACTTACAGGGCATCTGGGCAAACAAGAACTCTCTGCCCTGGAACAGCGATATCCATACCAACATCAACGTGGAAATGAACTACTGGCCCTGCGAGCCCACCAACATGAGCGACATGCACTTGCCTTTCCTCAACGAAATCATAAAGGAGACAGACACTTCTATCCATACCGTATGGAAGAGTCAGGCACAGCAAAGCGGCCAGTCGCGAGGTTGGACAGTATTCACAGAGCAGAACATCTTTGGACGTGGTTCTACATTCATGACCAACTACGTTATAGCCAACGCATGGTATGTTACACACCTATGGCAACATTATCGCTACACACTTGACAAAGATTTCCTTAAACGCGCTTTCCCAGCCATGCTGTCATGCACTCAATACTGGCTTGACCGCCTCGTTTTGGCAAGCGACGGCACATACGAATGTCCTAACGAATGGTCGCCAGAGCATGGACCAGGCAGTCAGAATGGTGTGGCTCACGCACAGCAACTCGTGCGCGAACTTTTTGACAACACAAAAGAGGCTGCCGAAATTCTCAATGCCGTCAGTGAAAGGCTCATGACTCAAACAGACTGGAACGACCTCATTGCAAAACGCAACAAACTTGATTTGGGTCTTGCTACGGAAACATATACAGGCGCATGGGGCACTGACCGCATCAGCACGAACACTCCAATTCTGAGAGAATGGAAATACTCCACATTCACTTCTGGTGAAAGAAACCATCGCCACCACTCCCACCTGATGTGCCTCTACCCGTACAGCCAGGTGAAACAAGGCACGCCACTCTTCACAGCGGCAGTCAACTCTCTCAAACTGCGCGGTGATGCTTCAACAGGCTGGTCGATGGGTTGGAAGATGAACCTCTGGGCACGCGCCCTCGATGGCGACCATGCCCACACCATCATCAAGAACGCCATGAAGCACTCTACGTCCTACGGCACAGACCAGTCGCGCGGCGGCATCTACTACAACCTGTTCGACTCACATGCGCCTTTCCAGATTGACGGCAACTTCGGTGCAACGGCTGGTATGGCTGAACTCCTCATGCAGAGCCACACCGACACCATCCACATCCTTCCCGCTCTGCCTGCGGTTTGGAAGAAGAAAGGTAGCATCAAGGGTATGAAGGCTATTGGCGACTTCACTGTCAGCATAGATTGGGAAAAAGGCAAAGCCACAAATTTCGATATTACCTCAAATCAGGGCACACCGCTTTATGTACGCTACACCGGTATCGGTAAGGCTACTGACATGACCATCCTCATTGATGGCGAGAAAACAGAGCCCACCATATTGAGTGATAACGTTATCAGCATACCTACATCTGCCGGTCAGACTGCAAAGGTTTACTTTGGTGAAGTTCCCACAAGTATTACAACCGCTAATGCCTCGGAGGGTACTTCAATAATGGTTAAGGGACGCACTATCAGCACAACTGACAACGTTGTCAGCATTGAAGTCATCGACCTTCAGGGCCGCAGTGTAAAAAAGTCAAGCAAAAACTACGTGAAAGTTCCCGAATCAGCCGGCAACATCGTTATAGCAAAAGTTACCACAAGAGGAGGCAACACTTTAACACGCAAGGTGGCTTTATAA
- the tig gene encoding trigger factor has translation MNVSFEKPTNASGLLTISLEKADYQPAVEKELKNYRKNAQVPGFRPGNAPMSIIQKRVGPAIKAEQVQRLVNDELYKYLNENKVPMLGHPLSSDKQTPQDIDAQDDFEFVFDIALAPEFELKLSADDKIPYYDIKIGDEKVEEQVQAFARRASRPEKAETYTDGDILRGALVEMEGDKPKEGGIDIESASLMPKYMSNEEQKKLFDGAKVGDVIVINPSVAYDNNSAELSSLLKIEKEDVDNHKGDFSYQISEISHMVPAEINQELFDSIYGEGAVKDEKEFRERIKKEMGEQMAADCDYRFLLDVRKYASDKVGQLEFDNDLLRRIIKDSSKEEKEITDEELAKSVDALKWQLMRDRLLVDCGVKLENEELKQTAMQAARFQFAQYGMSGIPDEYIENYAETMLKDDNQRTALIDRALETKLSTALKNVVTLKRKKVTIEEFNDLFKND, from the coding sequence ATGAACGTTTCGTTTGAAAAACCTACAAATGCGAGCGGTTTGCTCACAATAAGTTTAGAAAAGGCTGATTATCAGCCGGCAGTAGAAAAAGAACTTAAAAATTATAGAAAGAATGCTCAGGTGCCAGGTTTTCGCCCTGGAAATGCACCGATGTCAATCATACAAAAGAGGGTAGGACCCGCTATCAAGGCAGAACAGGTGCAACGTTTGGTTAACGATGAACTCTATAAGTATCTTAACGAGAATAAAGTGCCTATGCTCGGTCATCCGCTTTCAAGCGACAAACAGACACCGCAGGATATAGATGCACAGGACGATTTCGAATTTGTTTTCGACATTGCTTTGGCACCCGAATTTGAACTCAAACTCTCTGCTGACGACAAAATACCTTACTATGACATCAAAATAGGCGATGAAAAAGTGGAGGAGCAGGTACAGGCATTTGCACGTCGCGCTTCACGCCCGGAGAAGGCTGAAACCTACACCGATGGTGATATTCTGAGAGGCGCACTTGTGGAAATGGAAGGCGATAAACCAAAAGAAGGTGGAATAGACATTGAGTCGGCATCATTGATGCCTAAGTATATGAGCAACGAAGAGCAGAAAAAACTTTTCGATGGCGCAAAAGTAGGAGACGTCATAGTCATCAACCCCTCCGTGGCTTACGACAATAACAGTGCAGAACTCTCGTCGCTCCTCAAAATTGAAAAAGAAGATGTGGACAATCATAAGGGTGATTTTTCTTATCAAATCAGTGAAATCTCTCACATGGTCCCCGCTGAAATAAATCAGGAACTCTTTGACAGTATATATGGAGAAGGTGCCGTAAAGGATGAGAAAGAGTTCCGCGAACGTATAAAGAAAGAAATGGGAGAACAGATGGCTGCCGACTGCGACTATCGCTTCCTGCTCGACGTACGTAAGTATGCTTCTGACAAAGTAGGACAACTTGAGTTTGACAACGACTTGCTCCGCCGCATCATAAAGGATTCATCTAAAGAAGAAAAGGAAATAACAGACGAAGAACTGGCAAAGAGTGTAGATGCCTTGAAATGGCAACTCATGCGCGATCGCCTGCTCGTGGACTGTGGAGTAAAACTCGAAAACGAAGAACTGAAACAAACGGCAATGCAGGCTGCACGTTTCCAGTTTGCACAGTATGGCATGTCAGGAATACCTGATGAATACATCGAAAACTATGCAGAAACAATGCTAAAGGATGATAATCAAAGAACTGCATTGATTGATCGTGCCCTCGAAACTAAACTTTCAACTGCGTTGAAGAACGTTGTTACACTCAAGCGTAAGAAGGTTACTATAGAAGAATTTAACGACCTCTTCAAAAACGACTGA
- the clpP gene encoding ATP-dependent Clp endopeptidase proteolytic subunit ClpP: MNEFKKFATQHLGMNSMVLDDVISMQNQYLNPYILEERQLNVTQMDVFSRLMMDRIIFLGTPIDDYTANTLQAQLLFLDSSEPGKDISIYINSPGGSVYAGLGIYDTMQFIGSEVSTICTGMAASMAAVLLVSGAEGKRSALPHSRVMIHQPMGGAQGQASDIEITAREIQKLKKELYTIIADHSHTDFDKVWADSDRDYWMTAQEAKEYGMIDRVLVKNE; this comes from the coding sequence ATGAATGAATTCAAAAAATTTGCAACACAACATCTCGGCATGAATTCCATGGTGCTCGATGATGTCATCAGCATGCAAAATCAGTATCTTAATCCATACATCTTGGAGGAGCGGCAACTCAATGTTACACAGATGGACGTGTTCTCGCGTCTGATGATGGACAGAATCATATTTCTGGGTACGCCAATCGATGATTATACAGCAAACACACTGCAGGCGCAGTTGCTGTTTCTTGACTCTTCAGAGCCGGGAAAGGATATAAGCATCTACATCAATAGCCCTGGAGGATCTGTCTATGCAGGTCTGGGTATTTACGATACCATGCAGTTCATTGGCAGCGAGGTGTCAACCATCTGCACAGGCATGGCGGCATCAATGGCGGCAGTGCTCCTCGTATCAGGAGCAGAGGGCAAACGTTCAGCATTGCCACACAGCAGGGTGATGATCCACCAACCCATGGGTGGTGCACAGGGACAGGCAAGCGACATAGAAATCACCGCTCGGGAAATACAGAAGTTGAAGAAGGAACTCTATACCATAATCGCAGATCATTCGCACACCGACTTCGACAAGGTCTGGGCAGATAGCGACCGCGACTACTGGATGACAGCACAGGAGGCAAAGGAATATGGTATGATTGACAGAGTGCTCGTCAAGAATGAGTAA